A single Dermacentor variabilis isolate Ectoservices chromosome 9, ASM5094787v1, whole genome shotgun sequence DNA region contains:
- the LOC142557477 gene encoding uncharacterized protein LOC142557477 isoform X2, whose translation MSTTEGGETVAGIASEGTAAGGHESIMPCSEQIVARLTKRGLDFDRACQYGEFNADCWLCHDLDRWSKVLHLVNFELVETEPARVAIRSTGTRRRELGDDELYDAAYVFCWLPKAHRCVQRIMIEDPGAFINGSHYPFERANIKGQRMTSFYGQASILALALGRSVNVQHLKLRGVYQTRVCDEELSEALAGLGHLKSLELYHFSINASMSRSVANLLRRNASHLTAVSICYNDMSQNSIDCLLPALQCCRFLGELSVVANDLSRESVNSIARLLRIAKSLTKLTLDQSLVHTVNLFTLAEALKANTSLLELHICQCDMRFAPLFEALIANETLKHLDLNGCVINGSNAQSLATALGRNVGLRKLELMGTDVDDNSMVTLAHGLETNCALELLDLRDNTATVRAINTFCRMLRSNKTLKSVQFSKVQATELER comes from the coding sequence ATGTCCACGACCGAAGGAGGTGAGACAGTTGCGGGCATCGCGTCGGAAGGCACAGCCGCTGGCGGTCACGAGAGCATCATGCCTTGCTCCGAACAGATCGTGGCCCGCCTAACAAAGCGCGGTCTCGACTTCGACCGCGCCTGTCAGTATGGCGAATTCAACGCCGATTGCTGGCTGTGCCACGACCTCGACCGATGGAGCAAGGTGTTGCACTTGGTGAACTTCGAACTGGTCGAAACCGAACCGGCCAGGGTGGCCATCCGCTCGACGGGGACACGTCGGCGTGAGCTCGGCGACGACGAACTTTACGACGCCGCTTACGTCTTCTGCTGGCTGCCGAAGGCGCATCGGTGCGTTCAGCGCATCATGATAGAAGACCCGGGGGCGTTCATCAATGGATCACACTACCCTTTCGAGAGGGCCAATATCAAAGGCCAGAGGATGACGTCCTTCTACGGACAAGCCTCCATCCTCGCGTTGGCGCTAGGCCGGAGCGTCAACGTCCAGCATCTGAAGCTTCGCGGTGTCTACCAAACGCGCGTGTGCGATGAAGAGCTTTCCGAAGCGCTGGCTGGCCTTGGGCATCTCAAGAGCTTAGAATTGTACCATTTCTCTATCAATGCATCAATGTCGAGATCCGTAGCAAATTTGCTAAGACGAAACGCGAGCCACCTTACTGCCGTTTCCATCTGCTATAATGACATGTCGCAGAATTCCATCGACTGCCTCTTGCCAGCGCTGCAGTGCTGTCGCTTCCTCGGCGAGCTGTCTGTCGTCGCGAACGATCTTTCACGGGAAAGTGTGAACTCTATCGCCAGGCTACTGCGCATTGCGAAGTCCTTGACCAAACTGACGCTCGACCAGAGTCTGGTACACACGGTCAACCTATTCACCTTAGCAGAGGCACTCAAGGCCAATACGTCCCTACTGGAGCTTCACATTTGCCAGTGTGACATGCGCTTCGCGCCCCTTTTTGAAGCGCTAATCGCGAACGAGACCCTGAAGCACTTGGACCTGAACGGTTGCGTCATCAACGGCAGTAATGCGCAGTCACTCGCGACAGCACTGGGTAGAAACGTAGGGTTGAGAAAGTTGGAATTAATGGGCACTGATGTCGATGACAACTCAATGGTGACACTTGCTCATGGGCTGGAAACGAACTGTGCTCTCGAATTGCTGGATCTGAGGGATAACACCGCGACTGTACGTGCCATCAACACGTTCTGCAGAATGCTGCGCAGTAACAAGACACTAAAGAGTGTGCAGTTTTCTAAAGTTCAAGCTACAGAACTGGaaag